Below is a window of Phoenix dactylifera cultivar Barhee BC4 unplaced genomic scaffold, palm_55x_up_171113_PBpolish2nd_filt_p 001511F, whole genome shotgun sequence DNA.
ACGGTATGATATAAGGCTGGTTCGGCGTATCAAGTACTGAACTGGTATGATATGGCACATCCCGTACCGCTCGATTCGGTACGGTATAGCAAACCTTGGTTCTATATGTTGGCTCAGTTGCTGATAAAGCATTGATCAATTTGGTGACGATTTGATTCTTTTATTAGTTGTTGTGAAGTTGTGATAGGTACATGCAAGTAATTTTGATATTGCATGGCATGACATGATTCCCTTCTcttatgccttttttttttcttaacctGATTCTTTTTCTCCTTGTTGGGTATATCTATCTTTGTTAAGGGAGAGAGGTGCTAGAAAACTCTAAATGAGGATGCATTATATAAGAGACTGGTAATGCTAGATTATCATTGATGGAGGAGAAGGTAATCAGTGgtgttctatttttattttctattttcataTGAATTAGTTTCAGACTTGGTTAAATTCTTTGGCTTGTGAATGATATAATTTTAGGTATCAGAGTTCAATTACAAGTCTTCTTAAGTATAAAATAGTGTACAACTAAATCAATATTTTTATAGCAggaattttctgaattaataAATCGCATGCTAGTGTAATAAATGCAGAATAATACCAAAGCATGTGAAGCATAGCACTTGCCGTTTCAGCACTCAAAACACAGGATTATCCAGATTATAAACAGTAAGCTGAACCCACTAATTTGGAATGGAAGTTACCATATAATTAATTTTAGGTGCTTGAAGTTGCAATTTAATGAGGAGTCATGCTATGTGCCTTACTTTTTCTTTTCAGTAGGTAATGGTGCAACTCATGAAAGGTTGGCTTGGGACATTAGCAGGGCCCAATGTCCTAGGTAATTCATCAGCTAATTCGAATAGTGCTGCAAATCATTGCTTGTAAAAGGAACATTTGATGGATGTTTGTGAACCATCAATCAGAATTATTTCCGTAAATATAGTAAAGTCACTCCTTTTGATTTATTTATACTTAAAGAGGGATATAATTTGTCAAAGGGGAGTATGCATACCCAGAAAGGAGCATTCATATAATGATGAGTTGTGTCCACATTACCAACATTCATTTTTCAGATCCTTTTCAGCTGAGTCTCTATACATTGAGGTATAGAGATGGATCCAACTCCTAGacaaacaactgtaccccatcTCATCCAACACAGATGTTCACAATTGTCATATGACTCATATTCCTTTTTCGCTTGAAATTCTTTTTGCTTATAGTCCTTTCTAGTAATCCTTCTTAAGTTAGTGTAGATAAAAAGCCCTGTTCCATCCCATCCGACCCTTTGTTCTTGTTGCATTCCTCTTTAtcatattatcttggtggagcTTTTAATCATCTTCTAGATCTTAAGCAGTTAGGGCATGGTGCTATGTTCTTAACAGGCTGGAGCCAGTGCCATATGTTTGGCCTTTTCACACTACTTGCACTTCCTTCTTGGGCTCCATATatgcttttcttctctcttaatttgttttcttttctttctcttttttcacCTACTTGACCCTAGGGGGTgttattttgaatttaaatacaAATAATTTCCAAGACTTGTTCTTACATAATTTTGACTCCTTTCTTGCTCAGTTATCAGTGCTTTCCTCCTTCATTATGCAGTAGTATAATACTTTTTTTAATCTGTCTTCTTTTATGTGAATCTAGTTTCCTTTTGTGCTGAAGACTGGACTAGATGGTTAAtgatttcaattagaaaaataataggatcatgagatcttggttttgattcaaatgatgatTGTCTTTTTCCTAGAGATCTTATATGCCAAGTTGACTAGTCGTCTAATGGTTAACTTAGTATGGTGATTGTCTTCTACCAAGCATTCAGTTTATGAAAATAGTTACTGCATTGATGGCCAGCTGATATGGGAGCTGGCCTGTGTGGTAGAGTACAGCATGATTTTGGGTTGATGTGCTCAATTTTTTAATCCTTGTCTTCTATAGATTTTCCAATAGGTCTACATACAGCATCTCTGGTTCCATAGGACTCTCTGTATCATTGTTATTGGGTCATATAGTCTCAAACATGCCTCTTTTGCATGTCCTAAGAAGTTTACCTGGGGTCGTAGAGGTTTTTGGCTCTGCTTGGTGTATATACATAGAAGCTAGATGTATGTCTGGGGTCTCTATTCTTGTTACCGAGGAATAGCCATACACCATGTTGACTCAGTTCTGGTTTTCTTAATGATAGTTCGACCTAAAGGAATATAAACTTCCATAGAAGCTATGTCTGGTGTATATACTTAGAAGCTAGATGTATGTCTGGGGTCTCTATTCTTGTTACCGAGGAATAGCCATACACCATGTTGACTCAGTTCTGGTTTTCTTAATGATAGTTCGACATAAAGGAATGTAAACTTCCAGGGAATTGCTAACATAAAGCCTTTGTTAGATGGAGGaaccttcttcttatctttagCCATTAACATATGTAGAAATTTTATCTTTTGTGTGGTGTGCATCTAGATAGCTTCCTTATGATCACCTCGCCCACATCTCTTCCTTGTAGTCAGGTTTGCTTTGCTATGTTCCTGGTACCATGATGGTAGCCATCTTTGTGCCCATGATGGGTCAATTTGACTGATCATGGCTCTTGAGTTACTTGCATCCCTCTTGCATGAAGGCCAAGAAGCAAAAAATTCTTCTCATGCCAAATTGCTGAAGCAAGGTACATGCCATGAGGCAGGCATCTTGTTTAGAATTTTGGCTTCATTGCCTTTTCTTGCTGACACGGCATAAACTATTGCAGCACTTGTCCCATGTATTTTAATAACCAACCTGTTATTCAAACCACAAACAATATGATGTTCCACGAGAAGGCCATGCACATGAAGATTGAATACCACTTTCTGTCATTGTCtataaatatttacttgcatcaTACTCTTTGGCTTGCTAGTTCTTTCATAAAAAGCCTGATAATATGTAATGCTTTTCTTTCCTGTCAAGCTGTTTCTATGATCTATTGTTGTTTCTATGCCTATATGTTGCATTGTACATGCGGCCTTTCTTGCATTCCTTTTGCTGTGGTTACTTAATGCTTGCAACCCTgtcatcttatgtaaatgtgttGGGTGTAGATTGATATACTAGTTCCTTCTCCAACTCTGTTCAGGAAGTAGCAAAATGAGAAGATTGAAGACCTAGGAAATTTTTTAGCATCTAGCTATTAGATTCAAAAGCACAAAAGTGACTCAACAAGGGTTCATATTATCTCACTTGTGAAGGTTTAGAGGGGGATGCATTaccgcatgcatgcatgtatatatgtttGCATTATCTGAAGCTTTACCAGATGGTGAATTATAGCCTAAAGGTTCAGCCTAGAACACCTCACCCATTGTAGTAACTTACAGCTTCCTACTTCCTACGCCATccagaattttatttttgaactttGTATTATCAAACTTTGTATCATTTAttgtttttccatttttcaaaCCATGTATCTTTTTTCCTTCCACATATCATGTTTTAGAAACTATCATATGACTTGAAGGATGTAGACTTCATGATGGTATATGCTTTTCACAAATAACTCTGACGACGTTTGGTAGATGTGGTATATGGAAATACTTTCAACAATAGATTCTTCCTAGGTACTTCCATATCTAAAATTATGTTGGGAGCATTACCTCACTTCTTCTGAATCTGAATTTGCTTTCACACTAGCTCAAAATTCATTCAGGCTACTAAGTTGTAGACATGGTCGGGCAGAGGCTGAAATTTGGGAATTTGCTCTCAGGCTGAAGGTTCTACTGATTACGTATGGCACTGGACCTGAGCTGATGGGTAGAAATGCAGGTTGGGGTACTATGAATTCAggtctcttaatttttatcaaATCAGGGCATGGGAACGCATTTAATTTGTTGCCACCGGCCTGCCATTTGGTCTGTATAAATACTGGGTTTTCCATTAATCTCATTCTTCGGGAACTGATAATTATGTCGGATGCCATTAGTTGTATTCTTTGTGGTCTCTGGTCAAGCTCCATGAATGAAAGTAAACGTGTACGACGAATAAAAATCATGAATCAGATGACTCAATATTTTCATGTTTACTTTCGATTTTTTTATTATCTGACTAATGTTTGATTCTGTTTCTAAGGCAGCACTGACAATTCTGGGGTCTTGTTTCTTGATTCAGCTGTCTCTGCCCATTATAAAGTGAGTACTCCTACTTATATTTTGTTCATCGATATGGTTTTCGTATGACatgatttttctctctctctggaCAACTTGGTTTGGGAACAATGGGATTCTGttttatcttatttcaatgtccTATAACTGGAAATTTTGTTATCATGGTCAAACAGCATATTGCGTTCCAAGTACATCTTCCTGCTGTTCATTATGCTAGCTTTACAAAGGGAAAGAAAACAACAGAACTGCAGCTATTGTGATCTCCTTAACTTCTTATGCAATAATAAGCCCAGCAACTGGCATGATTTCGAGTTGAGTCCAAAATGTGGGCCTCCAATACCGAGCGTAATAAGCCCAGAAGTTGTCACTTCACGCCCCAAAGCTTAGATTTTTTCCAGTGCAAGATAAATATGCCCCGGATTTAGGCCAGACTCAAGCCTCTTGTAGCCGTCGGCCATCGCCACCAAGTCAACGGACGCCAAGGGAAGTCAAGCTTCTGCTGGATCTCCTGCTCCTGTCGGCGACTGCGACGccgatggctctctggatgttAATGCGGGAGCTCGTATCGCTGTCGAACCTCGTTGGCCCCCTCGCCGAGAAGGTCGTCGACGCCTGCGCCGACGGCCTCTCCTGggccttctcctctctctcccgcCTTCTCGACGTCGAGGCCGACCTCGACAAGCTCCGCCGCACCGTCCGCCGTATCCACGCCCTCCTCAAGGACGCCGAGGAGACCCGCTTCATCGAGGACAGCCAGGTCCGCCTCTGGCTCTCCGAGCTCAAAGACATCGCCTTCGACGCCGAGGACCTCCTCGACGAGATCCGGACCCGGGTCCACGTCTCCAAGCTGCAAGCTTCTCGAAAGAGAAAGCAGCCTTGGCGCTCGTTCTCCGTCAACCCAGTTTGGCTCCTGAGCTGGAAGATTTCACGAAAGGTCGCCGAGATCTCGGAGAAGTACAGAGCCATTGCCGAGGACCGGGAGAATCTCCATCTCAGGGAGGGCGAGTCCAGGAGGAAAGCCCAGGTTAGGGAAGAGCGCCTCCCTCCGGAGGCGGGCTCTCTCCAAGGTGAGCCCTTAATCGTCGGCATCGATGATAAGAAAAGGGAGATTGTTCGGTTGTTGATCTCGGGTGGGGGCGATGACGTTGCCGTGGTTTCAGTAGTTGCAGCCGGAGGAATCGGGAAGACGACGCTTGCTAGGCTTGCCTTTGATGATCAAGAAGTGGTAAATTTCTTCCCTTTGAAGTTTTGGGTTGGTGTTTCTCAAGGATTCGATGTGAAGAAGACTACAAAAGAGATTATTGAGGTAATGACTGAAGAAAGATGTGAACCTTTGAACTTGGAGCTGCTGCAGCGCAGGCTTCAGCAGCTGGTGAGTGGAAGGAAGTTCTTATTGGTGCTAGATGGTGTTTGGAATGAGGAGCAATATTATTGGGAGGTGTTACGAGCTCCTTTAATGGCTGGAGGAAATGGAAGCAGGGTTTTGGTAACTACTAGGAGCGAATTGGTCTCAAGGAACATGCGCACATTGCCTCCAATCCATTTGAATGGTCTTGAGGAGGAGCACTGCTGGTCGTTGTTCCAGGACCTAGCATTCGAGCGAGGAGCTTGGGATCGGCACCGGAACTTGGCGGAGATCGGTAGGAAGATAGTGAAGAAGTGTCAGGGATCACCTCTAGCAGTCAGGTCGATCGGCGGCCTCTTGTACAATAAGACAGATGAAGAGGAGTGGAAAAGTGTATTAAGTGATCTGCCAGATCCAGATGATGATGCCTACAAGATCCTACTGACTTTGAAGGTGAGTTATGATCATTTGCCATTACATCTGAAGCAGTCTTTTGCTTTCTGTTCTATATTTCCCAATGGTTATGAGTTTGATCGAGATGAATTAGTCAAGTTGTGGATCGCAGTTGGTCTTGTTAAGCCTCGGGGAATGAGGTCATTGGAGAATATTGGTGGTAAGTACTTTGACTATCTCTTATGGAGGTCATTTTTCCATATATCTAGCAGCAGCAACCAACAATCAAAACTGAAATACAAAATGCCCGGCTTAATTCATGAGCTAGCACAATCTGTTTCTGAACATGAATGTTTGAGATTTGAGAATAATGCAGTACATGGTGAATCAGGGAATTCTCGCTATGTGGTGTCATGCCTTCAGAATATGGATCCTATAGCATTTCACAAGATTTATGAGAACCAAAGCTTAAGAGCATTTATATTGCTTCCTGAAAATGGTGTGCCCACAAAGCAGGTTCCATATGATCTGTTTCTAAATTTGAAGCATTTACGTGCTTTAGATTTGAGACAGAATGAATTAGTTGTATTACCAGATGCTATTGGAAATCTAATTCATCTGCGGTTCCTGAACCTCTATGGCACACAGATAGAGAGGTTGCCAGAATCTGTCAGTAACCTTTACAATCTGCAGGTACTAGAACTTGGTGAGTGCAACAAGCTTCTAGAATTACCCAAAGGCATGAGCAACTTGGTTAATCTTCGGCATCTGGGTTTGCATTTGAACTGGGATAAGCATAGAAATAGATGGATTGATTTGATTTCCATGCCACCAGGGATTGGCCAATTAACTTTTCTACGAACATTGTCAAGGTTCAGTGTATCTGGAGAGAGTGGATGTGGTTTAGGGCAGTTAAAAGACTTGAATCTCCGAGGAGAACTATGTATCTCAAAACTGGAAAATGTAGTCGATGTGAAGGATGCCAAAGATGCAAATTTGAAGAACAAAAAATACAT
It encodes the following:
- the LOC120108710 gene encoding putative disease resistance protein RGA1, which encodes MALWMLMRELVSLSNLVGPLAEKVVDACADGLSWAFSSLSRLLDVEADLDKLRRTVRRIHALLKDAEETRFIEDSQVRLWLSELKDIAFDAEDLLDEIRTRVHVSKLQASRKRKQPWRSFSVNPVWLLSWKISRKVAEISEKYRAIAEDRENLHLREGESRRKAQVREERLPPEAGSLQGEPLIVGIDDKKREIVRLLISGGGDDVAVVSVVAAGGIGKTTLARLAFDDQEVVNFFPLKFWVGVSQGFDVKKTTKEIIEVMTEERCEPLNLELLQRRLQQLVSGRKFLLVLDGVWNEEQYYWEVLRAPLMAGGNGSRVLVTTRSELVSRNMRTLPPIHLNGLEEEHCWSLFQDLAFERGAWDRHRNLAEIGRKIVKKCQGSPLAVRSIGGLLYNKTDEEEWKSVLSDLPDPDDDAYKILLTLKVSYDHLPLHLKQSFAFCSIFPNGYEFDRDELVKLWIAVGLVKPRGMRSLENIGGKYFDYLLWRSFFHISSSSNQQSKLKYKMPGLIHELAQSVSEHECLRFENNAVHGESGNSRYVVSCLQNMDPIAFHKIYENQSLRAFILLPENGVPTKQVPYDLFLNLKHLRALDLRQNELVVLPDAIGNLIHLRFLNLYGTQIERLPESVSNLYNLQVLELGECNKLLELPKGMSNLVNLRHLGLHLNWDKHRNRWIDLISMPPGIGQLTFLRTLSRFSVSGESGCGLGQLKDLNLRGELCISKLENVVDVKDAKDANLKNKKYIDFLMLKWSESTCSNSLAGSEEVIENLHPNTNIRTLWIDNYNGTSFPNWLQDQSFSNLDTLRLSNCRRCGVLPLVGKLPQLRNLYLEGLPEVQHMGRVVPGNGNTMGFPLLEMLFISNMHKLESWYEVIQGEMACLKKLVISDCPNIKELSHLPCSLEYFEMGNCQKLLSLPMLPQLHELVIKGGTGEIIRWIRQLPSLSSLTVSQLSRVKSVPRGYLHNLKILRELKIEGCDKLESLALQDLASLEFLEVSSCRKLSSFAEGGLPATLKEFRLRFCDDLKSLPTRMHLLPSLNHMEIRNVPMLTSLPTEGLSYSLKYLAISGCALLQQRCERNGADWPKIQHIPLREIGDRSSS